The proteins below come from a single Aptenodytes patagonicus chromosome 2, bAptPat1.pri.cur, whole genome shotgun sequence genomic window:
- the EN2 gene encoding homeobox protein engrailed-2 — translation MEEGGRSPREEAAEPQESGGDAEPGGGGGRRGLLLPPGDPPHPHPHPHRITNFFIDNILRPEFGRRKEAGGPGGEPRRPGAESRRSPAAAPAPGAPLPGGGAGSPGRGEGGPAGLALHGAAKKGGDPAALEAALKARGLSGGDLSVSSDSDSSQASSNAGNQPMLWPAWVYCTRYSDRPSSGPRSRKPKKKNPNKEDKRPRTAFTAEQLQRLKAEFQTNRYLTEQRRQSLAQELGLNESQIKIWFQNKRAKIKKATGSKNSLAVHLMAQGLYNHSTTAKDGKSDSE, via the exons ATGGAGGAGGGCGGCCGGAGCCCCCGGGAGGAGGCGGCCGAGCCGCAGGAGTCCGGCGGCGAcgcggagcccggcggcggcggcgggcggcgggggctgctgcttccccccgGTGACCCTCCGCACCCCCACCCGCACCCGCACCGCATCACCAACTTCTTCATCGACAACATCCTGCGGCCCGAGTTCGGGCGGAGGAAGgaggcgggcggccccggcggagagccccgGCGGCCCGGCGCGGAGagccgccgcagccccgccgcggcgccggccCCCGGGGCTCCGCtacccggcggcggggcgggctcgccgggccggggggagggcggccccgccgggctgGCCCTGCACGGCGCCGCCAAGAAGGGGGGGGACCCCGCGGCGCTGGAGGCGGCCCTGAAAGCGCGGGGCTTGAGCGGCGGCGACCTGTCGGTGAGCTCGGACTCGGATAGCTCCCAGGCCAGCTCCAACGCCGGGAACCAGCCCATGCTCTGGCCCGCCTGGGTTTACTGCACGCGGTACTCGGACCGGCCCTCCTCAG GTCCCCGCTCCCGCAAACCAAAGAAGAAGAACCCCAACAAGGAGGACAAGCGGCCGCGCACCGCCTTCACCGCCGAGCAGCTGCAGAGACTCAAGGCCGAGTTCCAGACGAACCGGTACCTGACGGAGCAGCGGCGGCAAAGCCTGGCCCAAGAGCTCGGGCTTAACGAGTCCCAGATTAAAATCTGGTTCCAGAATAAACGAGCCAAGATCAAGAAGGCGACGGGCAGCAAGAACTCCCTGGCAGTGCACCTCATGGCCCAGGGGCTCTACAACCACTCCACCACGGCGAAAGACGGCAAGTCGGACAGTGAATAg